From Chelatococcus sp. YT9, a single genomic window includes:
- a CDS encoding cysteine rich repeat-containing protein has product MVGQPSRIWSRRMTVVRYAALLAFTLCISPATAQTASQRAACAADYKKFCSGTVPGGGRIYQCLAKQKDNLSAACQKALASYAK; this is encoded by the coding sequence ATGGTCGGACAGCCATCGCGAATATGGAGTCGGCGCATGACCGTGGTGAGATATGCAGCCTTGCTGGCGTTCACGCTTTGCATCAGCCCGGCGACGGCGCAAACCGCATCACAAAGAGCGGCCTGCGCGGCGGACTACAAAAAGTTCTGCAGTGGCACGGTACCAGGCGGCGGTCGAATCTATCAATGTCTCGCCAAGCAGAAGGACAATTTGAGCGCCGCCTGCCAGAAGGCCCTCGCATCTTACGCGAAATAA
- a CDS encoding pirin family protein, with protein sequence MSWNPALVPGCPDAIGVDAIETLIIPRARDLGGFEVRRALPAPKRQMVGPFIFFDQAGPAEFLTGQGIDVRPHPHIGLGTVTYLYRGDFHHRDSLGTDQIIHPGALNWMVAGRGVTHSERTSAEGRSGPHSLFGIQTWVALPDTHEAMLPMFEHHGKDALPTLESDGVALRLILGTAYGEKAPATLFSETFYADVALEAGARFPMPEEHEDRGIYIVQGAISIAGQTFEAGRMMVFRPGDSITVAAGEMGARLMILGGATLNGPRYIWWNFVASSKEKIEEAKAQWRAENWGNGLFDLPAGDRAEHIPLPG encoded by the coding sequence ATGAGCTGGAATCCCGCGCTCGTGCCTGGCTGCCCGGATGCCATCGGCGTCGACGCCATCGAGACGTTGATCATCCCGCGCGCACGCGACCTGGGCGGCTTCGAGGTGCGCCGGGCGCTGCCCGCGCCGAAGCGGCAGATGGTCGGGCCATTCATCTTCTTCGATCAAGCCGGCCCGGCTGAGTTTCTTACGGGGCAAGGCATTGATGTGCGCCCGCATCCCCATATCGGGCTCGGCACCGTGACTTATCTCTACCGGGGGGACTTTCATCATCGGGACAGTCTCGGCACCGATCAGATCATTCATCCGGGCGCGCTGAACTGGATGGTTGCGGGCCGGGGCGTCACGCATTCGGAGCGCACGTCGGCCGAGGGGCGCAGCGGGCCGCACAGCTTGTTTGGGATCCAGACATGGGTGGCGTTACCGGACACGCACGAGGCCATGCTCCCCATGTTCGAGCATCACGGCAAGGACGCGTTGCCGACGCTTGAAAGCGACGGTGTGGCGCTCAGGCTGATCCTTGGAACAGCCTATGGCGAAAAGGCGCCCGCGACGCTCTTCTCTGAGACGTTCTATGCGGATGTCGCTCTGGAGGCAGGCGCACGCTTCCCGATGCCGGAGGAGCACGAAGACAGGGGCATCTACATTGTCCAGGGTGCGATCTCCATAGCAGGGCAGACGTTCGAGGCCGGACGCATGATGGTGTTCCGCCCGGGGGACTCAATTACCGTGGCGGCTGGGGAGATGGGGGCGCGGCTCATGATTTTGGGTGGGGCGACGCTCAACGGCCCGCGCTACATCTGGTGGAATTTTGTCGCTTCCTCGAAGGAGAAGATCGAGGAGGCCAAAGCGCAATGGCGGGCCGAAAACTGGGGCAATGGTTTGTTCGACCTCCCAGCGGGTGACCGTGCCGAGCATATTCCCTTACCCGGTTGA
- a CDS encoding RcnB family protein, which yields MKRLFAAAVAICFVSTGAFAQAPGHHRGPDHGGKPAYSTPRHPAQQPRAHHPHAPRPHVQRHQPPRWQKGHRLPPAYRGHVVRDYGRYNLRRPPRGYNWVRVDNNYLLIATATGLISSIIAGR from the coding sequence ATGAAACGACTTTTTGCTGCTGCTGTCGCGATATGCTTCGTCTCGACCGGAGCTTTTGCGCAGGCGCCTGGCCACCACCGCGGCCCTGATCATGGCGGCAAGCCGGCCTATAGCACGCCGCGCCATCCGGCTCAGCAGCCGCGCGCTCACCACCCACACGCGCCGCGGCCTCATGTCCAGCGCCATCAGCCGCCGCGTTGGCAGAAAGGCCACCGCCTCCCGCCCGCCTATCGGGGGCATGTGGTGCGCGATTATGGCCGGTACAACCTGCGCCGTCCGCCGCGTGGGTACAATTGGGTCCGCGTCGACAACAACTATCTCCTGATCGCGACCGCAACCGGTCTGATCTCGTCGATCATTGCTGGGCGATAG
- a CDS encoding FadR/GntR family transcriptional regulator: MSKRAALTTRAPRYRHRELALAIGRQIVSGEWSPGQALQPEDQLSRELGVSRSSLREAIKILAGKGLVQSSPRRGTVVRPSDRWNLFDADVLAWHSEGQLSADFVRELFELRRMIEPDAAALAAERAIPERLAALTAAMAALAAADTHSNHSIDADLAFHSAVLAASGNHLLAALAPVIEASLMLAFRVSRATPGELGHVIPMHGAVVEAILSGDASAARTAMRGLLERSERDALAVARPHKAARLPAADLVSSRRTVAKSNDVIRPAASPDPLLQDPVSGK; the protein is encoded by the coding sequence ATGAGCAAGCGAGCGGCCTTGACGACCCGCGCCCCACGTTATCGCCATAGGGAATTGGCGCTAGCTATTGGGCGCCAGATTGTGAGTGGAGAATGGTCTCCTGGCCAAGCATTGCAGCCGGAGGATCAACTTTCGCGCGAACTCGGCGTGTCTCGCTCTTCCTTGCGTGAGGCTATCAAGATTCTCGCCGGAAAAGGCCTGGTTCAGTCTTCGCCGCGTCGCGGCACCGTTGTTCGCCCCTCCGACCGCTGGAATCTGTTCGACGCTGATGTGTTGGCCTGGCACAGCGAGGGACAATTAAGCGCGGATTTCGTCAGGGAGCTTTTCGAGCTTCGGCGGATGATCGAGCCGGATGCGGCGGCGCTCGCCGCCGAGCGGGCCATTCCAGAGAGGCTGGCGGCCCTTACCGCGGCGATGGCAGCCCTTGCCGCCGCCGATACCCATTCGAACCATTCGATCGATGCCGACCTTGCCTTCCACAGCGCTGTATTGGCTGCCTCAGGCAATCATCTCCTCGCGGCACTCGCCCCTGTGATCGAGGCCTCACTGATGCTGGCCTTCCGCGTTTCCCGCGCCACGCCGGGCGAGCTTGGCCACGTCATTCCCATGCACGGTGCAGTCGTCGAGGCAATCTTAAGCGGTGACGCCAGCGCGGCCCGCACCGCGATGCGGGGGCTTCTCGAGAGATCCGAGCGTGACGCCCTGGCTGTGGCCCGCCCCCACAAAGCGGCCCGGTTGCCTGCCGCGGACCTTGTGTCGTCCCGCAGAACGGTCGCGAAAAGCAATGACGTAATCCGGCCTGCTGCATCGCCTGACCCACTGCTTCAGGATCCGGTCTCCGGCAAGTAG
- a CDS encoding YaiI/YqxD family protein has protein sequence MDAPSPIIVYVDADSCPVKDEVYKVAQRRGVHVIVVANSFIAVPREPWIERVIVGSGLDVADDWIAERAGPLSVVVTADVPLASRCVKSGAAVIAPTGRAFTEASIGMALATRDLMTDLRSAGAVTSGPKPFSARDRSSFLSALDLAIVRLQRPR, from the coding sequence ATGGATGCTCCTTCCCCGATCATCGTCTATGTCGACGCGGACTCCTGTCCGGTCAAAGACGAGGTTTACAAGGTCGCGCAACGGCGTGGCGTCCACGTGATCGTGGTTGCAAACAGCTTCATTGCTGTGCCGCGCGAGCCCTGGATCGAGCGAGTCATCGTTGGGTCCGGGCTCGATGTCGCGGATGATTGGATCGCAGAACGCGCCGGGCCGCTGAGCGTCGTGGTGACGGCCGACGTGCCGCTTGCCAGCCGCTGCGTGAAGTCCGGAGCTGCGGTCATCGCCCCTACCGGACGCGCCTTCACCGAGGCATCCATAGGCATGGCGCTGGCCACGCGTGATCTGATGACGGATCTGCGATCGGCGGGCGCTGTCACAAGCGGCCCGAAGCCCTTCTCCGCGCGGGATCGCTCCAGTTTTCTCTCGGCGCTCGATCTGGCGATCGTCAGGCTGCAGCGGCCGCGATAA
- the denD gene encoding D-erythronate dehydrogenase, with translation MRILILGAAGMVGRKLTARLVADGHLGNKPIDSLLLVDVVEPEVPVGFAGECVVKAVDIAAPGVAEALIARRPDVVFHLAAIVSGEAEVDFDKGYRINLDGTRALFDAIRLEARDGAYFPRVVFTSSIAVFGAPFPDVIPDDFLTAPLTSYGTQKAIGELLLSDYSRRGIFDGIGIRLPTICIRPGKPNKAASGFFSNILREPLAGQEAILPVAEDVVHWHASPRSAVGFLIRAATMDLVALGWRRNVTMPGLAASVGEQIEALRRVAGDKAVKLIRREPDPLIRKMVGGWPTAFEARRAEALGFTAEASFDEIIRIHIEDELGGKIP, from the coding sequence ATGCGAATTCTCATTCTGGGTGCGGCTGGCATGGTGGGCCGCAAATTGACAGCACGGCTGGTGGCTGATGGTCATCTCGGCAACAAACCCATCGACAGCCTCCTGCTCGTGGACGTCGTCGAGCCTGAGGTTCCCGTTGGCTTTGCAGGCGAATGCGTGGTCAAGGCCGTCGACATAGCGGCGCCGGGCGTGGCGGAAGCGCTGATCGCGCGGCGGCCGGATGTTGTCTTCCACCTCGCGGCGATCGTCTCGGGCGAGGCTGAGGTTGATTTCGACAAGGGGTACCGCATCAATCTCGATGGAACGCGCGCGCTATTCGACGCCATCCGCCTCGAGGCCCGGGACGGCGCCTACTTCCCGCGCGTGGTCTTCACATCATCAATCGCCGTGTTCGGCGCCCCCTTCCCGGATGTCATTCCCGACGATTTCCTGACTGCGCCACTGACGAGCTACGGCACGCAGAAAGCCATAGGGGAGCTTCTGCTCTCCGACTATTCCCGTCGTGGCATCTTCGATGGCATCGGTATCCGCCTGCCGACAATCTGCATTCGCCCGGGCAAGCCGAACAAGGCGGCATCAGGCTTTTTCTCCAACATTCTTCGTGAGCCGCTGGCTGGCCAGGAAGCGATCCTTCCGGTCGCTGAGGATGTCGTCCACTGGCATGCGAGCCCCCGGTCGGCCGTCGGCTTTCTCATTCGCGCCGCCACGATGGATCTCGTCGCGCTGGGCTGGCGCCGCAATGTCACCATGCCGGGCCTGGCGGCTTCCGTCGGCGAGCAGATCGAGGCCCTGCGGCGAGTCGCCGGCGACAAGGCCGTCAAGTTGATCCGGCGAGAGCCCGACCCGCTTATCCGCAAGATGGTCGGCGGCTGGCCAACGGCCTTTGAGGCACGCCGCGCGGAGGCGCTTGGCTTCACGGCCGAGGCCTCATTCGATGAGATCATCCGCATTCATATCGAGGATGAGCTTGGTGGGAAAATTCCCTAA
- a CDS encoding DMT family transporter, whose translation MSTLVAPAEKPLPEASPGIDTASPHASAPKRDSSVRGIILFSLALILFSIGDGTSKYLTETLPAFQISWMRFGVFAAVVLLITVLRRDWSAFRSRCPHIQLARGIGITGSTVLFVTAMSFLPIAEATSISFVSPLLVTALAIPILGEKVGWRRWAAIVVGFIGVLIVVRPGSGNLGMAALLPLGSATCWATALIATRMTSGRDGALTALIYASCMGFALTTLLLPFGWVQPSPADLFWVLIAGGSTVSAHFLVIGAFHAARVSTLAPLAYMQLLWSGLIGYFAFHHMPDQWAIIGAVVIMASGLYTASRERRKHTAS comes from the coding sequence GTGTCGACGCTTGTAGCGCCTGCCGAGAAGCCCCTCCCCGAAGCGTCACCTGGGATCGATACCGCGTCTCCCCACGCATCCGCGCCGAAACGGGACAGTTCGGTCCGCGGCATCATCTTGTTTTCGCTGGCCTTGATCCTGTTTTCCATCGGCGACGGGACGTCGAAATATCTCACGGAAACTCTGCCGGCCTTCCAGATCTCATGGATGCGCTTCGGCGTGTTCGCCGCTGTCGTCCTGCTCATCACGGTGCTACGCCGCGACTGGTCGGCGTTTCGCTCACGCTGCCCCCACATCCAACTGGCTCGCGGGATCGGCATTACCGGTTCGACGGTGCTTTTCGTAACAGCGATGAGCTTCCTGCCCATCGCCGAGGCAACATCCATCTCCTTCGTCTCGCCCTTGCTCGTTACGGCGCTTGCCATTCCGATCCTCGGAGAGAAAGTTGGCTGGCGACGCTGGGCGGCCATTGTGGTTGGCTTCATCGGCGTGCTCATCGTTGTTCGGCCGGGATCTGGCAATCTCGGGATGGCGGCGCTCCTTCCCCTGGGCAGCGCAACATGCTGGGCCACAGCTCTCATTGCCACGCGCATGACGAGTGGCCGCGACGGGGCGCTCACCGCATTGATCTATGCCTCCTGCATGGGCTTTGCCCTGACAACCCTGCTTCTACCCTTCGGCTGGGTGCAACCGTCGCCCGCTGACCTATTCTGGGTCCTCATCGCGGGCGGCTCCACCGTGTCGGCCCATTTTCTCGTGATTGGCGCCTTCCACGCAGCACGCGTTTCGACGCTGGCGCCGCTAGCCTACATGCAGCTCCTCTGGTCCGGGCTTATCGGCTATTTTGCCTTTCATCACATGCCAGACCAATGGGCGATCATCGGTGCTGTGGTCATCATGGCCAGCGGCCTCTACACCGCGAGCCGGGAACGTCGCAAGCACACGGCCTCCTAG
- the araD1 gene encoding AraD1 family protein, producing the protein MTTLRLVQFLDARGERRVAVPSEDGKTLTLLEGTERVYDLARAAEAGASTLADAVKARLGRETVDYELVVAEKRLLAPIDHPDPSRCHVTGTGLTHLGSADTRDKMHQSAQAEDAALTDSMKMFRDGLKGGKPAADQPGAQPEWFYKGNGRFIVAPEAPLVSPAFAEDGGEEPELAGIYLIGEDGTPLSLGFALANEFSDHVTERRNYLLLAHSKLRQSSFGPELRLGPAPADIRGTSRIRRDGAVLWEKPFLTGEDNMSHSLSNLEHHHFKYAEHRVPGDLHIHYFGTATLSFADGIKTEPGDIFEIEAPDFGRPLRNGLKIAKAGPAVTAIRRL; encoded by the coding sequence ATGACCACTTTGCGCCTGGTGCAGTTTCTGGATGCGAGAGGGGAGCGGCGTGTCGCGGTCCCGTCTGAGGACGGCAAGACTCTGACGCTGCTTGAAGGCACGGAGCGTGTGTATGATCTCGCTCGTGCTGCCGAGGCCGGTGCGTCGACGCTCGCGGATGCGGTCAAAGCGCGTCTTGGGCGCGAGACGGTGGACTACGAGCTCGTCGTCGCCGAAAAGCGCCTCCTGGCGCCGATCGATCATCCCGATCCCAGCCGTTGCCACGTGACGGGCACCGGGCTGACGCATCTCGGCAGCGCTGACACGCGTGACAAGATGCATCAGAGCGCGCAAGCCGAGGACGCGGCCCTCACGGATTCCATGAAGATGTTTCGGGATGGCCTGAAAGGCGGCAAGCCAGCGGCCGATCAGCCCGGCGCCCAACCCGAGTGGTTTTACAAGGGTAACGGCCGTTTCATCGTTGCTCCCGAGGCGCCGCTTGTTTCCCCCGCATTCGCGGAAGACGGCGGTGAGGAACCGGAGCTTGCAGGCATCTATCTCATCGGGGAGGACGGGACACCACTCAGCCTTGGCTTCGCACTTGCGAACGAGTTCTCAGACCATGTCACGGAACGGCGGAACTATCTGCTGCTTGCCCATTCGAAGCTTCGCCAGAGCTCCTTCGGCCCGGAACTGCGGCTCGGGCCCGCACCGGCAGATATCCGGGGTACAAGTCGTATTCGGCGCGACGGTGCAGTGCTCTGGGAGAAGCCGTTTTTGACAGGGGAGGACAACATGTCCCACAGCCTGTCCAATCTGGAGCATCACCATTTCAAATATGCGGAGCACCGCGTGCCGGGCGATCTGCATATCCATTATTTCGGAACTGCAACCTTGAGTTTCGCCGATGGCATCAAGACTGAGCCCGGCGATATCTTCGAAATTGAGGCCCCCGATTTCGGCCGCCCGCTTCGCAATGGGCTTAAAATCGCCAAGGCTGGCCCCGCGGTGACGGCGATACGGCGCCTATAG
- a CDS encoding DMT family transporter, producing MSASDPTTVPRSASLAEGAVTKGATVAGIGLMLLGIFSYSLNDVMGKWLVATYTVPQVMLIRGLAALLLLLPFLWREGVSGIRGVQRPGLQVLRGVAVIFDVACFYWAVGYLPLASVMTYYLAAPIYVTALSALLLGEHVGWRRWLAVAFGFCGVVIALNPTAGTFGFPDFVAFCGSMGFAFLMITTRQLRGTSETLLVSVQVIAPLLIGAILAPIGWVTPTAVDFGLLGLLGIVSMIASLCVNRALKLAPASVVVPYQYTFIVWAIVFGYVFFNDTPTPHMLIGAAIIIGAGLFIFLREQALAREPVNPDRT from the coding sequence ATGTCCGCCAGCGATCCCACAACCGTTCCCAGATCCGCATCCCTCGCCGAGGGCGCCGTCACCAAGGGTGCGACGGTAGCGGGCATCGGCCTGATGTTGCTCGGCATTTTCTCCTATTCGCTGAACGACGTCATGGGCAAGTGGCTGGTGGCCACCTATACGGTGCCGCAGGTCATGCTGATCCGGGGCCTGGCGGCATTGTTGCTGCTGCTTCCATTCCTGTGGCGGGAAGGGGTGTCCGGAATTCGGGGCGTCCAGCGGCCCGGCCTGCAAGTCCTGCGGGGCGTCGCCGTCATCTTTGATGTCGCATGCTTCTATTGGGCAGTGGGATATCTGCCGCTGGCCAGCGTAATGACCTATTACCTTGCCGCGCCGATCTATGTCACCGCGCTCTCTGCCTTGCTGCTCGGCGAGCACGTCGGGTGGCGACGCTGGCTTGCCGTGGCCTTCGGATTCTGCGGTGTCGTCATTGCTCTCAATCCGACCGCCGGCACCTTCGGCTTTCCCGATTTCGTGGCCTTCTGCGGCAGCATGGGCTTTGCATTTCTGATGATTACGACCCGCCAGCTTCGCGGCACGTCCGAGACGCTGTTGGTTTCCGTTCAGGTCATTGCGCCTCTTCTCATCGGGGCTATCCTGGCGCCCATCGGCTGGGTCACACCGACAGCCGTCGACTTCGGTCTGCTGGGTCTGCTCGGAATCGTCTCGATGATTGCGAGCCTTTGCGTCAACCGAGCCCTGAAACTGGCGCCGGCGTCGGTAGTGGTCCCTTATCAATACACCTTCATCGTCTGGGCCATCGTCTTCGGCTATGTGTTCTTCAACGACACGCCCACGCCGCACATGCTGATTGGCGCGGCTATCATCATCGGGGCCGGCCTGTTCATTTTCCTGCGGGAACAGGCGCTCGCGCGTGAGCCGGTGAATCCCGATCGCACGTGA